The genomic DNA ACTATCTTATGTATCTTTTCTACACGTACGCGAATCATGCCCAGTCTCTCTACACCTACTACAGCGCGCCAGAGCCTGGCGGCTGACACCTGATCGCTTTCCACCCTGACGCTCCTCACAAGCAATCTGCTCATCAGCCTCGCGTTGAGCAATTATATCCTCGCCGGCTCCCTTTGTAAGCACTCCACGCTTCTGTATCCGCTTCTTCTTACGTTTCCTACGCTCTGATACTGCTATATTAGCTCTCTCAAGGCTGGCGATTCGATCGCGCATGAGCTCAGCCGAGAGTATCATTACTTCTGCCCCCTTCTGAAGCTGACTAATCGCCGcaataattgaagctggtgatgagccCTGATGCCGCTGAACGCGATCACGTATTAATGTCGATTGAGCTTCAAGTTCGCGTGTGTTGCTAGGCGTACAGGTCTGCCAGAGAACTTCTGCGATAGTAGCTAGAGGGGTAGGCGTACGTAGCTGTACGTCAAGCTTTGAGAGAAAAGTATCTGGTTGGAcaggaacaaggcctgcgcctCGAAAAgctgagcagatattggctggcgtgaagGATAGATCAAATGCTGTCTTACACGCTAGCAGAAACTCAAGCTTAGTAACGTAgttattattattattattatatttccattagagtcctgtatcagtcggtgactatgtgggactttggctaagccgttctatgtatgatggtcgttgtggagtttctatgggtcttgtacaatttgggtggtgttttgcgtactccaattccagagctagtcttccattggcgcgggtgctaaagagcagtgtggtgaatagaaagagatgtagcagcgggctcttttggataaggaaatattgtttttgtagttttatacagtgtctgtctgttcggtggtttgcccaaggtgccattttctcgtgccaatcctagtacttgcgataaaggctagagtagctttaATGCCTGTCTTTTTTTGGAGGAGaagtgggagggtgatgggtctgtgtggtattgcttctttgagtgtatttcgatgtgttttgtactgtttgcaatctagaagtaggtcctgtggtgtttgtggtttgtagcatacacagtccgcaacaatcaattaagtgggtcctagaaggttcagattggattgattgattaccgctttaagcctagtagttacctataggagtttaagccctacctagataggtaagtgggtctaggagagtgaccggattgaattgattgttgcggagtctagtagcatatacatagattgcagtctctcttgttgaatctcttaaggtaggagttgaagtatccatgtcctagcttgagtgagtagaacgcgcttgagatttctcttggtgttcccttcgggactttgattgttgtatgtgtgttgagcttaaagatccttgagtaggagcttctgtttttggtgggcctgtcggtatacctcttgtactccatcagttgttctgttttttgtattttgttgatttctgtgcctaagtaggctaggctcgctatggtcgatgttgttggtctctctttagctgcttcctttgctagcgtgtcggctttttcgttgcctttgacgtcgttatgtcctggggcccactgcaggtggatagatgctttctttgtcgttattctctttgcggctctgatgcatcttagtagccactgttgtcccaggttgtccgataggttgttaagcctatgcattgctgcttggttgtctgcgtatacgtagatctcttggccttcttgtgccactatacaagacccatagaaactccacaacgaccatcatacatagaacggcttagccaaagtcccacatagtcaccgactgatacaggactctaatggaaatataataataataagGCGGCAGTACTTCGGCTAGATTATTCTTGGCAGACAATacttttgaaaggcacctcTGTACAACCCTCATGATCCGATTGGTCATTTTCGGCACACGGGGGTTTTCGTCACATAGGGACAGACTTTAGACACTTAGACTTTGTAGTCGTAAAAATATGCTCTACGCTTATTTATTCATGTTCTAAGTGCGTCCCTATGTGACGAAAAACCTCGTGTGCTGAAAATGACCAACCGGATCGTGAGGGTCGAAGAGAAGTGTGTCATCCTTGCAATCCGATTGGTCATTTTCGGCACATGGGGTTTTTCGTCACATAGGGACAGACTTTACAGCTATAGGTGATGCCAGTGCACAGGATTCTGCTAGGTGGTGAATCAAACCTAGACGGTCTGGAGCCCGAGCTGTTACATTCCTGCCTTGGCGAGCTCAGACTATCTTAGACTGAAAATCTGTCTATTCAACTCTTCTTCGTCGCACTTTAATTACTACATGTCGTGGTGGGACATTTTTGTCAACATGGACTAAATTCTGAGGCCTTTTTTCAAGTGGTTGGATATCATAGTTATGGGTGATATACGCGACGATGAGCTTAAGTATGTGTGCGGCAGAGAATCGCCCAGGACTATTAAGCAAATGTCAGTATATAGGCAATGAGTGTGAAACGTTCATAGAGTGTGACCTGTCCAAGTACGGAATTGAATGATTGAGAATAACATCCAATCGCACTGAATCAAAGTAGAGCCACTCACCATGCGTGGCGGCCATGCCCAAAACTAAGGAACGTCTTGTTCGTTGCGACCATCAACGAAGACATCCGCTCCTTAGAGGCAACATCAGCGGATATGCTGCGTTGTTCCAGCTCCAAAGTTTCATTTCCTGCAACGAATCGGAATGGATCGTACGTTTCCGGATCTGGATAGAATCTCTCGTCAAAGTGAATATCAGTAGGAGAAAATCCAATCCAAGAGCCTTTGGGTAAATGTTGACCATCCGGCAGCTTCAGTCCGTCTTTCTGTAGGACCTCTCGTTGTCGACTCCGCACAGCTTGCGGATTGAGACGTAGGGTTTCTCGTATCGCACTATCAGTGAGTCGCAGTTTGTTTACACTGGCCCAGTCATCCCAATCCTTCTCAGCTTGGAAAGCCATTTCAGACTCTTGGCGCAGGGCCTCGTAGTAACGTAGCTCAGGCTTTGAGCTCAGCAAATCGAGCAACATATTTGCTAAGGCCACGGATGTAGAGTCTAATGCTAGGACCTGCACGAAAGTTTTAGAGCCTGTTTTCCTGCAAGTAGTGTCTGTCTGCACTAAAACGCTTCAATACCGACAAGACAAAATGAAGAATGAAAATGATATGAAAAGAGAATGGTACTGACAACGATTAAGAATCTCTCCGCAGCGTCCTCCGGAGTAGTAAACGCAGTGCTTTTAGCTTTCAAAGCAGCAGTAACCATCCATTTGATAAAGTTGTCTGGCGACTCACTGCTAAACGCAGGATCCATTATTTCTCGCTCTATATTTGACATGGACTCGATAATCATTGGCAAAACAATTTTCAATGCTCTTGTCTTGTAAAGCTTGTAGGGTAGGCTCATCAAGAGTCCCAGAAGTGGCCGTAGGAACCAGGGCACATACCTCAGTGCGAGAGAGCCTTTGGCCCATGAGGAAGTCATCGCCCTCATGGCTGATACGTACTTTTCACTGCGACATAGGGGCAGGCCTACCAGAGGACGCGAATGAGATCTAATGACTATCGTTTCCACGGCCTCAATAAGGTTGATCTCGACCCACGAATCTTCAGTCCCCATTGTCGCATCAATGCTTCTACGTATTTCGTCAGAGATATCAGAATGCTGTTTCAGAATGTTCCTAGTTAGATCTTTACGAATCGTCTCGGTTATCACAGGGTCTGGCTTCGTCATCAGATTGGTCATATGACGAAACCCCAATTTCTCGTTGTCAGCCTGCCGGCCCAGGACGGTATCTGGCAGCTGCAACATCCACTGAACATGATCAGGTGGCAACATAACTTGCGGTTTGAGGCCGGGGTCAGGAATGATAAAAGGTTGGCCCTTTCTGCTGTACTATACAACGCGCGTTAGAATGATTCGTGTGGATTCAGAAACGACCAACCTTCGTATAGCCATCGATACGAGTACGATCACCGTTGGTGAGCTCACGAATACATGCTCTTGTCCTCGAGAAGACCTCGTCCCGGCAACCTACCCACGGTAGAGTATCGGGAAGCTGCGGAGTGTGTTTTGTGGACCGCAGAAGATAAAGACAGGTAGCCATCAGAAGTACCAGAAAAGCAGTAGTGCCCAGAACGAGTTCCATGATCGTTTGGTAGATAGGTTTACTGTATAATATAGCCTATATGCAATAAGAGAGATTTTCTCATCTGAAAGCTTCGAGAGCTATACTTTATAAAAAAGATAGATAATAGAACTTTTACTAGTACAAATAGGCCTTTCTAAGAATAGCCAATAGACATCAACCTTGGTAGAAAGGATTTTACTATATAATTCTACGAAACGAGATAATTTAGCCCCTAGGTATATTACTACTATAATAAGTTATGTCTAAGTAGTATTTAGCGATTGGAGGAATGGAGGAATGGAGGAATGGAGGAATGGAGGAATGGAGGAATGGAGGAATGGAGGAATGGGGGATTGGAGGAATGGGGGCTTGGAGGATTGGAGGAATGGAGGATTGTGTTACTGTCTTGGCGCGCCCAACGAGCCATTCCGGCCAACGAGCCACCCAACGATAAGTTGACGATAGAAAAATGAAGCTGTAGACGCCCACACAAAAGCTGCTGTCACGAGATTTTCTAACGTATTGCTATATAGAGCCTTGCGCATTGATTGTGTAAACCCAGAAGTACCATGTATAGTCACGTGGTTACTCACTGACTAATAACATTGTATTTAAACTTGCTCCTATCATGATATACAGAACAATACACGACACATATTATATGCACAACTGCTTACATATATATATCAGTGGGTTCTTGCCTAATTTTGGGAGTGTGTAACTAAGCAGGAAATAGCAGTTCTTGCGGAAGGGGGCGCAGCCACCTGGAACAAATGCGACTGCAGATAAGTAATCCGCTTTTCCGATGCGACTTCTCTGAGCTTTTACAATAGTTTTGGCGAAATTCACTGTCTAACTATTTAAAGTTTGTCCCTATGCGACGAAAAACCCTGTGTGCCGAGAACGACCAACCGGATCGCAAAGATGACACACTTCTCTTGGACCCTCGTAATCCGATTGGTCATTTTCAGCACACAGGTTTTTCGTCACATAGGGACGGACTTTATTGGCTTGAGTTACAAGGCAGTTACAAGTCATGTTTTTCCATTCCACGTCATTACCAGTGCTGTCcgcacagtccgcaacaatcaattaagtgggtcctagaaggttcagattggattgattgattaccgctttaagcctagtagttacctataggagtttaagccctacctagataggtaagtgggtctaggagagtgaccggattgaattgattgttgcggagtctagcTGTCCGGTTCCAGCATAG from Pyrenophora tritici-repentis strain M4 chromosome 8, whole genome shotgun sequence includes the following:
- a CDS encoding CypX, Cytochrome P450, which gives rise to MELVLGTTAFLVLLMATCLYLLRSTKHTPQLPDTLPWVGCRDEVFSRTRACIRELTNGDRTRIDGYTKYSRKGQPFIIPDPGLKPQVMLPPDHVQWMLQLPDTVLGRQADNEKLGFRHMTNLMTKPDPVITETIRKDLTRNILKQHSDISDEIRRSIDATMGTEDSWVEINLIEAVETIVIRSHSRPLVGLPLCRSEKYVSAMRAMTSSWAKGSLALRYVPWFLRPLLGLLMSLPYKLYKTRALKIVLPMIIESMSNIEREIMDPAFSSESPDNFIKWMVTAALKAKSTAFTTPEDAAERFLIVVLALDSTSVALANMLLDLLSSKPELRYYEALRQESEMAFQAEKDWDDWASVNKLRLTDSAIRETLRLNPQAVRSRQREVLQKDGLKLPDGQHLPKGSWIGFSPTDIHFDERFYPDPETYDPFRFVAGNETLELEQRSISADVASKERMSSLMVATNKTFLSFGHGRHAW